Proteins encoded within one genomic window of Panacibacter microcysteis:
- a CDS encoding dihydrolipoamide acetyltransferase family protein, with amino-acid sequence MAIVDLVMPKLGESIMEATILKWHKKPGDSVKMDETVLEIATDKVDSEVPSTAAGTIKELLFKENDVVAVGAVIAQIETTVGAVSAVPEPEITPQPAESVTEEAEIPYTPAQVNTANMNGNGGANRFYSPLVLNIAGSEGVALAELESIHGSGNEGRVTKKDILQYVEDKKSGKVKPAATVIAAPPAAPKAEPVAPAPARMEQPAVKPAIVPDYTGANVEIIEMDRMRKVIAKHMVDSKHTSPHVTSFAEADVTNMVLWREQAKKEFERRENTKLTFTPLFIDCIVRVMKKYPIINSSVDGERIIIKKDLNIGMATALPSGNLIVPVIKNADYLNLVGLSKQVNMLAENARNNKLRPDDTQGGTFTLTNVGTFGSLMGTPIINQPQVAILAVGAIKKRPVVIETPQGDTIGIRHMMYLSLSYDHRIVDGSAGASFLTAVAREFEAWDTERNW; translated from the coding sequence ATGGCTATTGTTGATCTGGTAATGCCTAAACTGGGTGAAAGTATTATGGAAGCCACCATTTTAAAATGGCACAAAAAACCCGGTGATAGTGTAAAAATGGACGAGACTGTTCTCGAAATTGCTACTGATAAAGTAGATAGTGAAGTGCCTTCTACTGCTGCAGGCACTATAAAAGAACTGCTCTTCAAGGAAAATGATGTAGTAGCAGTGGGTGCGGTGATTGCACAAATAGAAACAACTGTGGGTGCGGTTTCCGCAGTTCCGGAACCGGAAATAACGCCGCAACCTGCAGAGTCTGTAACTGAAGAAGCAGAAATACCTTATACACCTGCACAGGTGAATACCGCAAATATGAATGGAAATGGTGGCGCTAATCGTTTTTACTCACCACTTGTACTGAATATTGCGGGTAGTGAAGGTGTTGCGCTGGCAGAACTGGAAAGCATTCACGGATCGGGAAATGAAGGGAGGGTTACCAAAAAAGATATCCTGCAATATGTAGAGGATAAAAAGAGCGGCAAAGTAAAGCCTGCGGCTACGGTTATTGCTGCACCGCCTGCAGCACCTAAAGCTGAGCCGGTAGCGCCGGCACCTGCAAGGATGGAACAACCGGCTGTTAAACCAGCTATCGTTCCAGATTACACTGGCGCCAATGTAGAAATTATAGAAATGGATCGTATGCGTAAAGTAATTGCTAAACACATGGTGGATAGCAAGCACACGAGCCCGCATGTAACAAGTTTTGCTGAAGCTGATGTAACCAATATGGTACTGTGGCGGGAGCAGGCAAAGAAAGAATTTGAGAGAAGAGAAAATACCAAACTGACTTTTACGCCGCTTTTTATTGACTGTATTGTAAGGGTGATGAAAAAATACCCGATCATTAACAGTTCGGTTGACGGTGAGCGGATCATTATTAAAAAAGACCTGAACATTGGTATGGCTACTGCTTTACCAAGTGGCAACCTGATTGTCCCGGTAATCAAAAATGCCGATTATTTAAACCTGGTGGGCTTGAGCAAACAGGTAAATATGCTGGCAGAAAACGCCAGGAACAACAAATTAAGACCTGACGATACACAAGGCGGCACTTTTACACTTACCAACGTGGGCACATTTGGCAGCCTGATGGGCACCCCCATCATTAACCAGCCACAGGTGGCGATTCTTGCGGTTGGCGCCATCAAAAAGCGGCCGGTGGTAATTGAGACACCGCAGGGTGACACTATTGGCATAAGGCACATGATGTATCTTTCTTTAAGTTACGATCACAGAATCGTAGACGGAAGTGCAGGGGCATCTTTTCTTACAGCGGTTGCCAGGGAATTTGAAGCATGGGATACAGAACGAAACTGGTAG
- a CDS encoding ligase-associated DNA damage response exonuclease, translated as MQLIEFTDKGLYCAPGNFYIDPWKPVDKAIITHAHSDHARWGSKQYLCHHYTKPLLQARLGDNVYESIGWNESIRLNEVTVSLHPAGHIIGSSQVRVSYKDEVWVVSGDYKTETDHISGVFEPVQCHAFITESTFGLPIYNWMPQESIYEKIRNWVIANKAAGKTSVLIAYSLGKAQRVLKALEPLQEKIYVHGAIWNMHQALLSAGILMPAVERVTPETTKDDLKAGIVIAPPGADGSPWMKRMEPYAVGMCSGWMQVRGNVRRRNADAGFILSDHADWKGLLAAIRATRAEKVFVTHGFQSTLSRYLNEQGIYSAEVKTEYGNDDEEAVNDTGIVEPHDDQINAEL; from the coding sequence ATGCAACTGATTGAATTCACAGACAAAGGCTTGTATTGTGCGCCCGGCAATTTTTACATTGATCCGTGGAAACCGGTGGACAAAGCGATCATTACGCATGCACATAGTGACCATGCCAGGTGGGGAAGCAAACAATACCTCTGTCACCACTACACCAAACCTTTATTACAGGCCAGGTTAGGCGACAATGTGTACGAAAGTATTGGATGGAATGAATCAATCCGGTTGAACGAGGTAACTGTTTCGCTGCATCCGGCGGGTCATATTATCGGCTCATCGCAGGTAAGGGTCAGTTACAAAGACGAGGTGTGGGTTGTAAGCGGTGATTATAAAACAGAAACAGACCATATCAGTGGTGTTTTTGAACCGGTACAGTGTCACGCGTTTATAACTGAATCCACCTTTGGTTTACCCATCTATAACTGGATGCCCCAGGAGAGTATCTACGAGAAGATACGCAACTGGGTCATCGCCAATAAAGCTGCCGGGAAAACGTCTGTTTTGATTGCATACAGCCTGGGGAAAGCGCAACGGGTATTGAAAGCGCTGGAACCATTACAGGAAAAGATTTATGTACACGGGGCTATATGGAACATGCATCAGGCATTATTATCAGCAGGTATACTGATGCCGGCCGTGGAGCGTGTGACACCGGAAACTACGAAAGATGATCTCAAGGCAGGCATCGTAATAGCACCGCCCGGGGCAGACGGCTCTCCCTGGATGAAAAGAATGGAACCGTATGCCGTAGGCATGTGCAGCGGGTGGATGCAGGTACGTGGCAATGTGCGCAGGAGAAATGCAGATGCGGGTTTTATTTTAAGCGATCATGCTGACTGGAAAGGTTTGTTAGCCGCCATCAGGGCAACACGGGCCGAAAAGGTTTTTGTAACACACGGATTTCAGTCTACGCTTAGCCGCTATCTGAATGAACAGGGTATTTATAGTGCAGAGGTGAAAACAGAATATGGTAATGATGATGAAGAAGCAGTGAATGATACAGGCATAGTGGAACCCCACGACGATCAAATAAATGCGGAACTATGA